Proteins from a single region of Hymenobacter aquaticus:
- a CDS encoding DUF559 domain-containing protein, whose amino-acid sequence MPATFRIYSSSAGSGKTYQLTKEYLKLALGSEDPAYFKSILAITFTNDAAGEMKERIISALRRFAYPTADNQDDALLRDIAEELAAEGLLPRRAETPQEREQELRRRAAATFRLVLYHYADFAVSTIDSFVQRIVQAFTRELGLPATFEVELDGDAVLQSAVALLLDRVNRDPNAALLSRSLADYALSKADEGRSWNNLADELVQFGRFLLSEPVHEAVTQLQKMSLQDYRRLHETLRKRKEVIEGKFQLVALQAIVALETAGVTEADLYQGKNGIIGYFTKWEERLLPDKEANSYVRATFEQDKWYSGKVKTAADKQRVDAVKEDVTRYYLELENLRATLLSNYILVNGMLPYLFHVSLLSELSKAVDQLSRERGVVLIAEFNRRIASIVLREPVPFLYERMGERYLHLLIDEFQDTSVLQWNNLLPLVENAVSTGNLSLAVGDAKQAIYRWRGGEMEQILRLHKNQTEYLYGRVADEELRGLLQDRYFTLDQALTPEHLNTNYRSAPEIIQFNNDFFGQVSQSHPQLPLVQSIYDEHFGQEAPTKPHPPTPSPEERGSLTQGVKEFRNDIGEFVLTANAQTWDKTSAYSKQMRSTPTEAENILWQELRNSKLGEKFRRQHVIKSYIVDFVCIGKMLIIEVDGDVHATAEQAEYDTGRTQELTQLGYRVLRFSNDQVLYALSSVLNQIQQEFDSASVAPQGSPSPRERGLGGEAGHVELLFTEDDAPARRYDPVSGAYTEETLPGVGPDEVFDYEASTLYLTLQLVEQALQDGFRLQDIAVLCRRRDSSRRVAKFLKERGYPIISADSLSLEFAEVVNLLVALFRVLNQPADTLARAEALLLVDKVVRQLAPTPARARHIAELANAEKAQAFFDELRALGYDVREQETGNLGLYELTERLMGTFGLLGRNEESEYLFRFLDLTLEYSLRFGNNLNNFLTYWEQKKSALSINAPAGRDAITITTVHKAKGLAYGVVIVPFADWSLTPYRGTLLWGRLPEDEKPVPEMPPIAVVSQTQALLHTPLAQQYTEELEKTFLEGLNMLYVAFTRPRHRLYAISRRPKPTKASKDLELTGPAEPAKTVAELLHRYLTATGAWNDERTAYTLANSHHFVPQLKTKAATRTYSLANLSSTPWEERLRLRRHANTVFDFDDQQVQREWNRKLHYALRRTEIAADVDRVAAQLVAEGLVSSKEKRILLDLLRRTVENPQMAHYFSLAVAVETEREILVGGTRRQDYKPDRIVFEPNVGPAPGRVTVIDFRIPPPEPQHRQLLQQYAGLFRQLGYADVQCVLYYFDTEEALVF is encoded by the coding sequence ATGCCCGCCACGTTCCGCATTTACTCGTCTTCCGCCGGCTCCGGCAAAACCTACCAGTTGACCAAGGAATACCTGAAGCTGGCCTTGGGCTCCGAGGACCCGGCCTACTTTAAGAGCATCCTGGCCATTACCTTCACCAACGATGCGGCGGGCGAGATGAAGGAGCGCATTATCAGCGCGTTGCGGCGCTTTGCCTACCCCACCGCCGACAACCAGGACGACGCGCTGCTGCGCGATATTGCCGAGGAGCTGGCCGCCGAAGGGCTGCTGCCGCGCCGCGCCGAAACGCCCCAGGAACGAGAGCAGGAGCTGCGGCGGCGGGCGGCGGCCACCTTCCGGCTGGTGCTCTACCACTACGCCGATTTTGCCGTGAGTACCATCGACTCCTTCGTGCAGCGCATCGTGCAGGCCTTTACCCGGGAGCTGGGTTTGCCGGCCACCTTTGAGGTGGAGCTCGACGGCGACGCGGTGCTGCAAAGCGCGGTGGCCCTGCTGCTGGACCGCGTAAACCGGGACCCGAATGCGGCCCTGCTCAGCCGCTCCCTGGCCGACTACGCCCTGAGCAAGGCCGACGAGGGCCGGAGCTGGAACAACCTCGCGGACGAGCTGGTGCAGTTCGGGCGCTTTCTGCTGAGTGAGCCCGTGCACGAGGCCGTGACGCAATTGCAGAAGATGTCGTTGCAGGACTACCGGCGGCTGCACGAGACGCTGCGCAAGCGCAAGGAGGTCATTGAGGGCAAGTTTCAGTTGGTGGCGCTGCAAGCCATTGTGGCCCTGGAAACGGCCGGCGTGACCGAGGCCGATTTGTACCAGGGCAAGAATGGCATCATCGGCTACTTCACGAAGTGGGAAGAGCGGCTGTTGCCCGATAAAGAGGCCAACAGCTACGTGCGGGCCACCTTCGAGCAGGACAAGTGGTACAGCGGCAAGGTGAAAACCGCCGCCGACAAGCAGCGCGTGGACGCCGTGAAGGAGGACGTGACCCGCTACTACCTGGAGCTGGAAAACCTGCGCGCCACGCTGCTTTCCAACTATATTCTGGTGAATGGGATGCTGCCCTACCTGTTTCACGTGTCGCTCTTGAGCGAACTGAGCAAGGCCGTGGACCAGCTCAGCCGGGAGCGGGGCGTGGTGCTTATTGCCGAGTTCAACCGCCGCATTGCCAGCATCGTGCTGCGCGAACCGGTGCCGTTCTTGTACGAGCGGATGGGCGAGCGGTACCTGCATTTGCTCATCGACGAGTTTCAGGATACGTCGGTGCTGCAGTGGAACAACCTGCTGCCGCTGGTGGAAAACGCCGTGTCGACCGGCAACCTGTCGCTGGCGGTGGGCGACGCCAAGCAGGCCATTTACCGCTGGCGGGGCGGGGAGATGGAGCAGATTCTGCGGTTGCACAAAAACCAGACGGAGTACCTCTACGGCCGCGTGGCCGACGAGGAGCTGCGCGGCCTGCTCCAGGACCGCTACTTCACCCTGGACCAGGCCCTGACGCCGGAGCATTTGAACACCAACTACCGCTCGGCCCCGGAAATCATCCAGTTCAACAACGACTTCTTTGGGCAGGTAAGCCAGAGCCACCCGCAGCTGCCGCTGGTGCAGAGCATTTACGATGAGCACTTTGGGCAAGAAGCTCCTACGAAGCCTCACCCCCCAACCCCCTCTCCCGAGGAGAGGGGAAGCCTGACGCAAGGCGTTAAAGAGTTTCGGAATGATATCGGCGAGTTTGTTCTAACTGCCAACGCGCAGACTTGGGATAAGACTTCAGCTTATTCAAAACAGATGCGTTCTACGCCAACGGAAGCGGAAAACATCCTGTGGCAGGAGTTGAGAAACAGTAAACTTGGGGAGAAATTTCGTCGTCAGCACGTCATCAAATCGTACATCGTCGACTTCGTGTGTATCGGCAAGATGCTTATTATAGAAGTTGACGGCGATGTTCACGCCACAGCAGAGCAGGCTGAATATGATACTGGGCGCACTCAGGAGTTAACTCAACTTGGCTATCGTGTACTTCGCTTCTCGAATGACCAAGTTCTGTATGCTTTGTCCTCTGTCCTGAATCAAATTCAACAAGAATTTGATTCAGCCTCGGTCGCTCCACAAGGCTCCCCCTCTCCTCGGGAGAGGGGGTTGGGGGGTGAGGCCGGCCACGTGGAGCTGCTCTTCACCGAAGACGACGCCCCCGCCCGGCGCTACGACCCGGTTTCGGGCGCCTACACCGAGGAAACCCTGCCCGGCGTGGGCCCCGACGAGGTGTTCGACTACGAAGCCAGCACGCTCTACCTCACGCTGCAACTGGTGGAGCAGGCCCTGCAGGACGGGTTCCGGCTCCAGGACATTGCCGTGCTCTGCCGCCGCCGCGACTCTAGCCGGCGCGTCGCTAAGTTTCTGAAAGAGCGGGGCTACCCCATTATTTCGGCCGATTCGCTGTCGTTGGAATTTGCCGAGGTGGTGAATTTGCTGGTGGCGTTGTTCCGGGTGCTCAACCAGCCGGCCGACACCCTGGCGCGGGCCGAAGCCCTGCTGCTGGTCGATAAGGTGGTGCGGCAGCTGGCTCCTACCCCGGCCCGGGCCCGGCACATTGCCGAGCTGGCCAACGCCGAAAAGGCTCAGGCGTTTTTCGACGAGCTGCGCGCTCTGGGCTACGACGTGCGGGAACAGGAAACCGGCAACCTAGGCCTCTACGAGCTGACCGAGCGGCTGATGGGCACCTTCGGGCTGCTGGGCCGCAACGAGGAAAGTGAGTACCTGTTCCGCTTCCTGGACCTGACGCTGGAATACAGCCTGCGCTTTGGCAACAACCTGAACAACTTCCTGACTTACTGGGAGCAGAAGAAAAGCGCGCTGAGCATCAACGCTCCGGCCGGGCGCGACGCCATAACCATTACCACGGTGCACAAAGCCAAGGGTCTGGCCTACGGCGTCGTCATCGTGCCCTTCGCCGACTGGAGCCTGACGCCCTACCGGGGTACTTTGCTCTGGGGCCGGTTGCCGGAGGATGAGAAGCCGGTACCGGAAATGCCGCCCATTGCGGTGGTCAGCCAAACCCAGGCCTTGCTGCACACTCCCCTGGCGCAGCAATACACCGAGGAGCTGGAAAAGACGTTTCTGGAGGGCCTGAACATGCTCTACGTGGCCTTCACCCGGCCCCGGCACCGGCTTTACGCCATCAGCCGCCGGCCCAAGCCCACCAAAGCCAGCAAGGACCTGGAACTGACCGGCCCGGCTGAGCCGGCCAAAACCGTGGCCGAGCTGCTGCACCGCTACCTGACCGCCACCGGTGCCTGGAACGATGAGCGCACGGCCTACACCCTGGCCAACAGCCACCACTTCGTGCCCCAGCTGAAAACCAAGGCAGCTACCCGCACCTATTCGCTGGCCAACCTGAGCAGCACGCCCTGGGAGGAGCGCCTGCGCCTGCGCCGCCACGCCAATACGGTGTTCGACTTCGACGACCAGCAGGTGCAGCGCGAATGGAACCGCAAGCTGCACTACGCCCTGCGCCGCACCGAAATTGCCGCCGACGTCGACCGGGTGGCCGCCCAGCTCGTGGCCGAGGGATTGGTCAGCAGCAAGGAGAAACGCATTTTGCTGGACCTGCTGCGGCGCACCGTGGAAAACCCGCAGATGGCCCACTACTTCAGCCTGGCCGTGGCGGTGGAAACCGAGCGGGAAATTCTGGTGGGAGGCACCCGCCGCCAGGACTACAAGCCCGACCGGATTGTGTTTGAGCCCAACGTGGGGCCCGCGCCCGGCCGCGTCACGGTTATCGACTTCCGCATTCCACCACCCGAGCCCCAGCACCGGCAGCTATTGCAGCAGTACGCGGGCCTGTTTCGGCAGCTGGGCTACGCCGACGTGCAGTGCGTGCTCTACTACTTCGACACGGAGGAAGCCCTGGTGTTTTAG
- a CDS encoding DUF4365 domain-containing protein: MNHFKIERKAIYKVASLITEYGWIFREQPIVDLGVDALVETPIGIDNRNKIFALQIKGG; the protein is encoded by the coding sequence ATGAATCATTTCAAAATAGAAAGAAAAGCAATATATAAAGTGGCTAGTTTGATTACTGAATATGGCTGGATTTTCAGGGAGCAGCCGATTGTGGATTTAGGGGTTGATGCATTAGTTGAAACTCCTATTGGTATTGATAATAGAAATAAAATATTTGCATTGCAAATAAAAGGGGGGTGA
- a CDS encoding DUF4365 domain-containing protein: MTFYFSERHFIYWNAISENLPLFIVLHDPVQDIVYWQYYNIENIVKTSKKWKIDFPLNNILNTICKK; encoded by the coding sequence ATTACATTTTATTTTTCTGAAAGGCATTTTATTTATTGGAATGCTATAAGTGAAAATTTGCCATTGTTTATTGTATTACATGATCCAGTGCAAGATATTGTGTATTGGCAATATTATAATATAGAAAACATCGTTAAAACTTCAAAAAAATGGAAGATTGACTTTCCTTTAAATAATATTCTTAATACAATTTGTAAAAAATGA
- a CDS encoding acyl-CoA thioesterase: protein MSESASASFRFARLLTVVEADIDELNHVNNVQYVRFVQDTAAAHWQAAFPAGEREQYIWVVLEHRVRYHKPAFLGEELRCTTWIGEVRGAQSQRFVRIERAADGVLLCEAETQWVLLDPSTQRPKRVTPEVEQRLRVAKW from the coding sequence ATGTCCGAATCAGCTTCCGCGTCCTTCCGCTTTGCCCGCCTACTCACCGTAGTCGAGGCCGATATTGATGAGCTGAACCACGTGAATAACGTGCAATACGTGCGGTTTGTGCAGGACACGGCCGCCGCCCACTGGCAGGCCGCCTTTCCGGCCGGCGAGCGGGAGCAGTATATCTGGGTGGTGCTGGAGCACCGGGTGCGCTACCACAAGCCGGCCTTCCTGGGTGAGGAGCTGCGCTGCACCACCTGGATCGGGGAAGTGCGCGGGGCTCAGTCGCAGCGCTTCGTACGCATCGAGCGGGCCGCCGACGGGGTGCTGCTCTGCGAGGCCGAAACCCAGTGGGTACTGCTGGACCCCAGTACGCAGCGGCCCAAGCGGGTGACGCCGGAAGTGGAGCAGCGGCTGCGGGTGGCGAAATGGTAA
- a CDS encoding cold-shock protein: MQTGTVKFFNDTKGFGFIKSDENGQDIFVHVSDLVDEIRENDKVQFDVAQGRKGLNAVKVSLV; this comes from the coding sequence ATGCAAACAGGAACGGTAAAATTCTTCAATGACACCAAGGGCTTTGGTTTCATTAAATCTGACGAAAACGGTCAGGACATCTTCGTGCACGTAAGCGACCTGGTCGACGAAATTCGCGAGAACGACAAAGTGCAATTCGACGTTGCGCAGGGCCGTAAAGGTCTGAACGCCGTAAAGGTGTCGTTGGTGTAA
- a CDS encoding DEAD/DEAH box helicase — protein MEKVKFEELNLSEEMMRAIAELGYEEASPIQTAAIPVLLEGKDVIGQAQTGTGKTAAFGIPAIEGVDTNNRAVQVLVLCPTRELAVQVSGEIQKLGKYKRGLAVVPIYGGQSYDRQFQALERGVQIVIGTPGRVMDHLERGTLKLDQVKKIILDEADEMLDMGFRDDIEVVLSKMPEDRQTVFFSATMSKPIMELTKKYQTNPQIVKVNHQELTVTNIEQMYYEVRNPMKKDVLSRIIDMYNLKSTIVFCNTKRMVDECVAELQARGYFADGLHGDMGQQQRQNTLDKFRKGTLEILVATDVAARGIDVENVEAVVNYDLPADEEYYVHRIGRTGRAGKLGKAFTFVSGRDIYKLRDIMRYTKANIKQERIPSFEDVSEVKTTLFLAQIKEIIEKGKLEKYVARVQRLLDQEEDITSLDVAAALLRMTMKEDKQAEKSLEVGRQQGAVRPGFTRLFVTMGKKDRVHPRDIVDLIAENTALTGSKVGDIALYDKFSFVEVPSEFAEEITTKLGRTSIQGRPVSFNIATPRQEGDAQQEGNTRGPGGFGGGEDRPRRSGGYGERREGGFGGNRGGSYGDRREGGFNRGGGSFGGNREGGYRGGNSGGSSYGGGYKGNRDGGSSYGGGYKGKRDNDGGGFRGRSEGPAPRPRQDFDE, from the coding sequence ATGGAAAAAGTAAAATTTGAAGAGCTGAATCTCTCTGAAGAGATGATGCGCGCCATTGCCGAGCTCGGCTATGAAGAAGCATCGCCCATCCAGACGGCGGCTATCCCCGTTCTGCTCGAAGGCAAGGACGTAATCGGTCAGGCCCAGACGGGTACCGGTAAAACGGCCGCGTTCGGCATTCCCGCCATCGAAGGCGTTGACACCAACAACCGCGCCGTGCAGGTGCTGGTGCTGTGCCCCACCCGCGAGCTGGCGGTGCAGGTATCGGGCGAAATCCAGAAGCTGGGCAAGTACAAGCGGGGTCTGGCCGTGGTGCCAATCTACGGTGGCCAGAGCTACGACCGGCAGTTCCAGGCCTTGGAGCGCGGCGTGCAGATCGTTATTGGCACTCCCGGCCGCGTAATGGACCACCTAGAGCGCGGTACGCTGAAGCTGGACCAGGTTAAGAAAATCATCCTGGACGAAGCCGACGAAATGCTCGACATGGGCTTCCGCGACGACATCGAGGTGGTACTGAGCAAGATGCCCGAAGACCGCCAGACGGTGTTCTTCTCGGCTACGATGAGCAAGCCCATCATGGAGCTCACCAAAAAGTACCAAACCAACCCGCAGATCGTAAAGGTTAACCACCAGGAGCTGACCGTTACGAACATCGAGCAGATGTACTACGAGGTGCGCAACCCGATGAAAAAGGACGTGCTGTCCCGCATCATCGACATGTACAACCTCAAGTCGACCATCGTATTCTGCAACACCAAGCGCATGGTGGATGAGTGCGTGGCCGAACTCCAGGCCCGCGGCTACTTCGCCGACGGCTTGCACGGCGACATGGGCCAGCAGCAGCGCCAGAACACGCTCGACAAGTTCCGCAAGGGCACGCTCGAAATCCTGGTGGCTACCGACGTCGCCGCCCGTGGTATCGACGTGGAAAACGTGGAAGCCGTGGTGAACTACGACCTGCCCGCCGACGAAGAGTACTACGTGCACCGCATCGGCCGCACCGGCCGCGCCGGCAAGCTGGGCAAGGCTTTCACCTTCGTGAGCGGCCGCGACATCTACAAGCTGCGCGACATCATGCGCTACACCAAGGCCAACATCAAGCAGGAGCGTATTCCGTCGTTTGAGGATGTGTCGGAGGTGAAAACCACGCTGTTCCTGGCCCAGATCAAGGAAATCATTGAGAAAGGTAAGCTGGAGAAGTACGTGGCCCGCGTGCAGCGCCTGCTCGACCAGGAAGAAGACATTACCTCCCTCGACGTGGCCGCCGCTCTGCTGCGCATGACGATGAAGGAAGACAAGCAGGCTGAAAAGAGCTTGGAAGTGGGTCGGCAGCAGGGCGCCGTGCGCCCCGGCTTCACCCGCCTGTTCGTCACGATGGGCAAGAAAGACCGGGTTCATCCCCGCGACATCGTTGACCTGATTGCCGAGAACACCGCCCTGACCGGCAGCAAAGTCGGCGACATTGCCCTCTACGACAAGTTCAGCTTCGTGGAAGTGCCCTCGGAGTTTGCCGAGGAAATCACCACCAAGCTGGGCCGCACCTCGATTCAGGGTCGTCCCGTGTCGTTTAACATTGCCACGCCCCGCCAGGAAGGCGATGCGCAGCAGGAAGGCAACACCCGCGGCCCCGGCGGCTTCGGCGGCGGCGAAGATCGTCCGCGGCGGAGCGGTGGCTACGGTGAGCGGCGCGAAGGCGGCTTCGGCGGCAACCGCGGCGGTAGCTACGGCGACCGTCGGGAAGGTGGCTTCAACCGCGGTGGCGGCTCGTTTGGTGGCAACCGCGAAGGTGGCTACCGGGGCGGCAACAGCGGCGGCAGCTCCTACGGCGGTGGCTACAAAGGCAACCGCGACGGGGGCAGCAGCTACGGTGGCGGCTACAAGGGCAAGCGCGACAACGACGGCGGCGGTTTCCGCGGCCGTAGCGAAGGCCCCGCTCCCCGCCCGCGTCAGGATTTCGACGAATAG
- a CDS encoding ferritin-like domain-containing protein, protein MEAKATQALLNELLETLKDGEKGYSTATTDVDDHDLKQVFKKYAVQRDGFLTELEDQMHKLNLKADEESSVTGTIHRAFINLKAAITSKSRESILNECERGEDYAVKAYQTALKAEGLPGQLKSIIEKQYQGIQEAHNEIRTLRDAAAAK, encoded by the coding sequence ATGGAAGCCAAAGCAACCCAAGCCCTGCTCAACGAACTGCTCGAAACGCTGAAAGACGGCGAAAAAGGCTATTCTACCGCCACCACCGACGTCGACGATCATGACCTGAAGCAGGTATTCAAGAAATACGCCGTGCAGCGCGACGGTTTTTTGACCGAGCTGGAAGATCAGATGCACAAGCTCAACCTGAAAGCCGACGAGGAGAGCTCCGTTACAGGCACCATTCACCGCGCTTTCATCAACCTGAAGGCCGCCATTACCAGCAAAAGCCGGGAAAGCATCCTGAATGAGTGCGAGCGGGGCGAAGACTATGCCGTGAAAGCCTACCAAACGGCCCTGAAAGCCGAGGGCCTGCCCGGGCAGCTCAAAAGCATCATTGAAAAGCAGTACCAGGGCATCCAGGAAGCCCACAACGAGATTCGCACCCTGCGCGACGCCGCAGCCGCGAAGTAA
- a CDS encoding BaiN/RdsA family NAD(P)/FAD-dependent oxidoreductase, producing MNTDKLTVVVLGGGAAGFFGAIACAEANPAARVLLVEKTGKLLSKVRVSGGGRCNVTHACFSAAQLVQHYPRGGKKLKEPFQQFGAQDTVRWFARRGVELKTEADGRMFPTTDSSETIAQALLEAARQAGVQVLLNTNAEQLTPLPGGGFAVRLTGLHAQTLTAQRLLIATGGVPKTEGYDWLRQLGHTIAAPVPSLFTFNVPESPLKELMGVSVPLARVVIVGEKLDYEGPLLITHWGVSGPAVLKLSAWGARRLHELNYTGTALVNWIPAHNEETLRQWLHAFRDENGKKVVLVNPLFGLPQRLWRALVEQAGIGADTRWSELAGKLQNRLLELLLRMPLAVRGKTTFKEEFVTCGGVVLGEVNLKTMESRLHPGLHFAGEVLDIDGITGGFNFQAAWTTGYLAGQAMSKPLA from the coding sequence GTGAATACTGATAAACTGACGGTCGTGGTGCTGGGTGGCGGCGCGGCCGGCTTTTTCGGGGCCATTGCCTGCGCCGAAGCCAACCCTGCGGCCCGGGTGCTGCTGGTCGAGAAAACCGGCAAGCTGCTGAGCAAAGTCCGGGTGTCGGGCGGGGGGCGCTGCAACGTGACGCACGCCTGTTTTTCGGCCGCGCAGCTGGTGCAGCACTACCCGCGGGGCGGCAAAAAGCTGAAGGAGCCCTTTCAGCAATTTGGGGCCCAGGATACGGTGCGCTGGTTTGCGCGGCGCGGCGTAGAACTCAAGACCGAAGCCGACGGCCGTATGTTTCCCACCACCGACTCGTCGGAAACCATTGCCCAGGCCCTGCTTGAAGCGGCCCGCCAGGCCGGTGTGCAGGTGCTGCTCAATACCAATGCCGAGCAGCTCACCCCACTGCCCGGGGGCGGCTTCGCGGTACGCCTGACCGGCCTGCACGCCCAGACGCTGACGGCCCAGCGCCTGCTGATTGCCACCGGCGGCGTGCCCAAAACCGAGGGCTACGACTGGCTGCGGCAGCTGGGCCACACCATTGCCGCCCCGGTTCCGTCCCTGTTTACTTTCAACGTGCCCGAGTCGCCGCTCAAGGAATTGATGGGCGTGAGCGTGCCCCTGGCTCGGGTAGTTATTGTCGGCGAAAAGCTCGATTACGAAGGCCCGCTGCTGATTACGCACTGGGGCGTGAGCGGGCCGGCCGTGCTCAAGCTCTCGGCCTGGGGGGCCCGCCGCCTGCACGAACTCAACTACACCGGCACGGCCCTGGTCAATTGGATTCCGGCCCACAACGAGGAAACCCTACGCCAGTGGCTGCACGCCTTCCGGGACGAAAACGGTAAGAAAGTAGTGCTGGTCAACCCGCTGTTTGGCCTGCCCCAGCGGCTGTGGCGGGCCCTGGTCGAGCAGGCCGGCATTGGGGCCGACACCCGCTGGAGCGAGCTGGCCGGCAAGCTGCAGAACCGGCTGCTGGAGCTGCTGCTGCGCATGCCGCTGGCCGTGCGCGGCAAAACCACCTTCAAGGAAGAATTTGTGACCTGCGGCGGCGTGGTGCTGGGCGAAGTCAACCTGAAAACCATGGAAAGCCGCCTGCACCCGGGCCTGCACTTCGCCGGCGAGGTGCTCGACATCGACGGCATCACCGGCGGCTTCAACTTCCAGGCCGCCTGGACCACCGGCTATCTGGCCGGCCAGGCCATGAGCAAGCCCCTGGCCTGA